The sequence AGGTaaggaaacaaagagagacgAGGGAGAAGCCAAGCGAAGACAGAAGATTCCTTTTCTAGTGAGGTCGGTGGCAATAATTGTGGCAGATGGTTATAATCCTTACGCTGTGTGCTTGTATGACTGTCGGCTGATATTTTTGAGCAGCACAGTCGACAAGACCCCCAgccgcatttttttttttttgagaaaTTTCTCCTACGGAACAATCCCTGTCAAGTGTCGGCTGTGGCTCCATCGTCGTAGCACTGGTTAGCCAAAAAGGAACCAGCCTCTCCGAGCCTGGCAGCCATACGAGTAGCTCGAGGTGGCTTAACGGTTAGTTTGTGGTGCGATTTTCCCCCCCTATGCTGCGAGAATAATAAGGGACCCTTCTGCAAGTCATGTCCCCAAGCAAGTCATTACTATGCTCGCCacaggagatgaagagatttGATCCATCAAGGAACCGTCTTCCTAGGTAATTGACGCAATTGTTCAATGCCGATAGATTCCGGGGTCGAGCTGCATGAGAACGACCGCGGGGCATCAAGAGGCGAGCCACGTAGCACGCCGGGGGAGAAACCAGTCACAGCATGCATGTCCATCCAGCCTTCGCGGACGCATCCTCAGGCGCTAGGTCTTTTCGTGGTGGGCGCTCGTTGATATCGCTCAGAAAGCCGGAGCCACTTGGCCCACAGCTAGCCAGCTCATCTGGCCGCCTACTCATGATTGCATTTTGTCTGTGTGTCTGATTTGCCCGGCGCGGCCCAATCCCACTTTTCGTTGGTTGATCATGCATGTTCCAATTCTGTTGCGTCGGGCAGCTTTCCTGTCAGCCCGTGCGGATTCAAGTCATGTCTCAACCCGCAAATGCGGCCGGCTGGCGACAAGGCCGCTTGCTGAGCCCAATCGTAGTGCGGCGCGGCGGGCGAaatggccttcttcttccaattgGGTCTTCGCTGGTGCTATCAAGGCATGGTGTGGATATTGATCTTTGTGGCAAGGGGGGTCTGGCCCGGAACTGTGCTCTCTGGATGTGCTGGGCTCCGCATCGTCAATCTTCTGTGGTTCGCTTGTGATCGGTCATGGGTGTTTTTTTTGACATGGGacgtgcttttttttttttttgtatgggcCCATGCAGCTCCAGGAAGCAAGGCTCCAAGTGGTGTCATCTCAAAAGACTTTACTGACTTCCCACCTGTTCGCAGGCTttagagagggaaaaaaaagtttaccTCCTGCATCGTACATTCAAACTACTCGTTTGAATCCCGTCACAATCCCTATCCAATAGGCTGCTACGTTCGCTTTGAAGCAGCCACAAACAGTCGTGTCCTGAAGCGCCAAGGCCCAAGAGACCGGCTGTTTCGTTATTGGCGCCTTCTACCTGCATTGTCGGATAATCTCATCGCAGTGCAGCTTGTATGGAGGTCGATAATCAAGCCGTGCCCCAACTCGCTCAGCCCGGAGAGTTTGCGGTCTCAGAGGTCGAGAGGGCACAGGAAGTATGAGCGCCGCCCAAGAAGTCGAATACTATCTAGTTGGGACTAACAGAGATTTTTCCAATGTGCAGCACTTCGAAAAGAATGACTCTGAGCTCGGTTCAAAATTGTCATTAGACAACAAAGGTAGCGAGCAATAATTTCACAGGGCATTGCTTTAGATACGTCCAATGCTAACGCTCGAACAGAGTCCGAAATCTCTCAAGATGCGGGTGCCGAAGATCACCCAGAAGAGGCCGAGGTAGAGGGAGATGCTGCGGCCGAGCCGACTTCttccaagagcaagaagaagaaaaagaagaagaagaacaagagcgAGAGCCAAATCACCTCACCTATAGAGTCCGCCGACAGCATCCCCGCTGTTGACATCAAGGCCGAGGGAGGAGAAACCGTCGAGGCAGCGGAGCAAGACAGAACAGTTACCCCTCCCCCAGAGGAATCAAATCTGGTAGTCGAAGACGAGGCTAAgaaggataagaagaagaaaaagaagaagaagaagaacggcCCAAAGAACTCCGAAACGGATGTTACTTCTGATGGCGCTCTTGACCCGGCCCAGCCTCCATCACCCCCCGACACGGACGAGGGACGAGGCGAGGACGAGGCTACGCCGGTAGCGCAAGAGGAGGCCGTGACTGCGGCCCCGGAACCCGAGGCTGCTCTTGAAACTGTGAAAGAGGAGAGCTCTGCTGATGTTGAGCAGTCTAATGACGCTGTTCCCGTTCCCGAAGAATCcaaggctgttgaagaagaggctaaACCCGCCGACGATGTTGCCGTTGCCTCCGAAGAGCCCGAGCACGTGGAACCAGAGTCAGAAGCCCCCAAAGAGCATCAACATGAACATGAGCACGAGCACGAGCACAAGCACGAGCAGACACATCAGGAGGAGCCCAATCACGCTCCCCAGGAGGAGGTTGAACCTGTCAAGGAGCCAGAGTCTGTGCCCGCTGAGCATGAAAATGCCCCAGCTGAAGAGTCTCATGAAGCTGCTGAGACACACGATGAGAAGCCTGTCGAAGAGGCTGCTCACACAGAAGATACCCAAGCACCAGCGACAGTTGAGGAGCCCGCTGAGCACCAGGAAGAGCACAAGGACGTTCCTGAACCCGTTGAAGCCGACAACAAAGAGGTAGAGCACCACtcggaagaggaaaagcatGTCGAGAAGGCGAACATCTCCGATGACAAGCctgcggaagaagagaaccACACTGAGGAGAAGCACTCCGACGAAGTTATCTCTGAAGAGGCAAAGCCcatcgaagaagagaagactgtcgaagaagagaaactcGACACCGAGAAGGACACCGCTGAATCCCAGACTAAGGAGGAGCCAGCTGCTGAGCCTGCGatcgaggctgaggagacTCCCGAAGTCGCTGAAGAGCATGTCGCCGAAACAGCTACTGAAGAGCCTACTAAGGAAGTCGAGGAACATGTTACTGAAGAAGCACCAGTTACTGAACAtgttgaagaagctgcgaAGAATTCAGTTGTAGAGGAGGCTGCTCCtcaagaggagaaggccCCAGAGACCACCGAATCCGAGGCCAAGCATGACGACTCTGAGAAGCATGAGGAGCCTGTCGCTGAACACGCGCCCGTAGCTGTTGAGGCTGAAACCAAGGCTGAGGAGGTCCACGAGGAGGCTCCCAAGGAGGAAATTATCGAAGAGACTCCTAGGGATACTGTGACTGAGTCTCATGTGTCTGCCGAAGAAGCCAACAACGAGGAGGCTAAGAAGACCCCCGAAGTCGAAGACGCTGAGCCTGTTGCTGAGCCTGTTGCTGAGCCTGTTGCTGAGCCTGAGACCAGCTCGGAAGTGAAGGCTGCTGATGAACACGACGCGGAAGTTGCCAAAGAAGAGACTCACGAAGAGCATGTCGAAGCCCAAGAGAGCGAGCCTGTTGTTGATACCcacgaagagaaaaaggatgAGGTTGTTGCTGAGGCTGAAACTACTCACGAGCCAGAGGTGGCCCATTCTGAAGTAGAACACGTTTCTCACGAAGAAACacctgctgctgaagagtctGTGGTTTCCTCTGTCCCAGCTGAAGAGGTCACCGAGTCCGAAATCTCCAAGGACGAGCCAGAAGTTGTTCATACTACTCATTCTGAGGTTGAGACACCTGCTGAGGATGCCACGGAAACCACCGAGGCTAAGCCCCAAGTTGCTGAGGCCAAGTCGGAAGTCTCAGAGGTGAAGCCTGAAACGACCGAGAGTGAATCTACTCATGACGAGCACATTACAGCCACTGAGACCGAAAGTGACATTCAGAAGGATGTTGCTGAGCCTGAGACTATCGTCGAATCCGAAGTCGCTGCTGATTCTGAGGCTGCTACTGAGTCTGAGCCCGTTGCTCAACACGAAGCCGCCGTTGAATCTGAGGTCGCTGTCGAGCCTGAGGCTGCTGTGGAATCTGAAGTTGCTGCTAAATCCGAAGTTGCTACCGATTCCGAGCCCGTTGCTCAACACGAAACTGCTGTTGACTCTGAGGTTGCTACTGAATCTGAAGTCGCTGCTGAGCCAGAGGTCGCTGCTATTGTTACGAAGTCCGAGGTCGCTCCTGAGTCTGAAGTCGCTGCTGATGTTACGGAGTCCGAGGTCGCTACTGAATCCgaggttgctgctgagccagaGGTCGCTGCTAACGTTACGGAGTCCGAGGTCGCTACTGAATCCgaggttgctgctgagcgTGAAGTTGCTGCAGAGCAGGAGCTTTCTCACCATGACAAGCCAGCTGAATCCACTTTTGAAGAGGCCCAGCACTTGGATGAAGTGGTCGAAATTATTGCTCCCgttgaggctgagaaggctgCCGAACCTGAGGCCCTTTACGAAGACAAGGAAGAGACATCAGAGGTCCAGGCTACTTCCGAGCTAACTGAAGACTCCAAAACCTCTCATGTTGAGGAAATTGTGGCTGAAGCTGACAAGGAGGTAGAAGCCAAGCCTGAAGAATCGCACTCTCCGGTTCCTGCGGCCGAGGAGACTGCTGTTCAAGATGCTCCTGTTGTGCCTGCGGAGGAGCCTGCGGTGGTCGACCCTGAATCAACGCCTGCCGTTGTAGAAAGTGAAAAGGCAATTGTGCCAGAGCCAGTGGAAGAAGTCGAACAGCCCGTGGCTGTTGAGGTGGAAGCACCCAAGACTAGAGAGGAGGAAGTTAAGGATACTGTGGTAGAGAGAGTTAGGAAAGGTGAGGAGCAGCATTCATTACATGATACCCCTGTTGATATTTCGGGACGGTTTGGTGACTCCACATCGGGTGAGGAGTCGAAGGACCACGGCGTTTTGGAGTTACATTCGGAAGACATTTCGGAAATTCAGAGTCAGTCCTTGGGAGAGGAGCAGAAAGTAGATCTCAAGCGAGATGAGCTTGAACGGGCTGAAACCCCGGCTGTGGAGGAGCCTGTTGTTTCTACCAAACCTGATGTGGAGACCGTCTCTGAGCCATTGATTTCACAAaaggaagatgctgagaGAACATTACCAGATGAGGAGTCGGACAAGATTGCTCTCATTGCTGGCACAGCTGCAGTTGCTAcggctgctactgctgcagTGGCGACAGCTGCCGTCATTCACCAGGAGCCTGTTGTTCCTGAAGCACCCAAGTCTGAGAGAAAAGCCCCTGAGCCGGAAGAGACACACAGAGAGATTGTCCCTGAAGTTACGAAGCCCACTGAAGAGCCCGTTGCCGCGCGAGAGGCTGAACCGGCAGCTGTTGCCGAGACAGCTGCGCCTTCGACGTCTAAGGTGCCAGTTGCTGCGAAAACTACTCCAGAAGCCTCGTCACGACAACCATCAAACGAGGTGGACACTACCAAAGCAGTAATAGTAATGGACCCCGAACAGGCAAGTAAAGAGATCAACAAAAGGGCGGAGCCTATTCAAGAGAACACAAACTTACAGGATGTAGCCCAAGTCGAGTATTCTGGAGGCGCTTACGATTTGGCTATTGGCGCCGTTCGTGTGGCTGCGCACCCAGATCTTCGGGAAGAAGACGGACGAATAAATGCATATACCATGCCCGGATTGAGCCATAGCATCGAAAGGGATGTTCTCGATGGACCTCCGTTTGCAACAGTGGTCGCTCAATCCGACGATGGACACCGGGCGGAAGTtatgatgaagagagagataatACCATCACATGAATTGGATCGAACTATGATCCCCTTAGAAATCGCTGCCGCAACTAGCCACGTGCCCCCTTTACGATACCCTGCTCGCAACGCCGACAGTCACTACCTCCCGAAATGGATGAATATGGTCTCTCCCGTTGAATACGATGGAATGGTTCAAGATACTCCGCCTCCGCTGTCTCTTTCCGTGTTATTGGATGATGAGTTCAAAGTGCCGACTCCTGCCGCTGTGGTTCCCGATAAGGCAATGACTGTGACTGACAGGCGGAGGGCTCGAATGCTGCGTCATAAGCAAAAGATTCCACTTCacgaagctgatgatgacgcagttgcagctgctgtggTCACCAACACCACTGCAGACGCATTGAGACCTGTTGCTGGTCCTTCGATTGCCGGCCTCCGCAGCGGTGGGGACCTCCCTCATCTGGGACATCAGATGATGTTGGATTCGGAGGAACTTCACTCTCTAGCCGTCCCTACTACACGCAGGAGTATTAGTGATGTTGAGGAGGATCTTCATAAATCCATTGCTGACATTTTCACAGAGGATAGATCAAAGGGTTACATCTCATCGAGCAGTGACCGTGACCGAGATCGAGAAAGACGCCACAAGTATCGTCATTCTCGCCATTCTTCTCATTCTAGCAGAAATcgtggagaggaagagggcagAGAATatagagagagcagagacaGTAAACGTCGCTCACACGAATCTCAAGGGTCTAACTACCGTCGTTCTACCCAGGATAACGGTGGTTCTAGGCCTGGTTCTGGGTCATCCAAGCTGGACACCCCGCCTCGAACTCCTCGACGGCGCCACAGCGGAATTGTGGGCGAAGCACCTGTATCTTCAAGCCGGAGATATAAAATCCCTGATGAGCAGGAAGCTCAGGAGCAACGCGAGCAGCGCGAGCAACGCAGAGCGCAGCGTCGTGCCGCTCGTCAGCCTGAGCGTTTCGACATGAACGAGGTACAGCAAATAGGACGGGAAGGGCACGAAGGGCACGAACGATATGAGCGGCCTGAACGATATAACGAGCGACGTGAAAGAGGTGAACACCGAGACCGTCGTGAACGTTCAGAACGCCATGAACGTGCTGAACGTACTGAACGTGTCGAGCGACCAGAACGTGTCGAACGACTAGAACGTACTGAACGCCCAGAACGTGCTGAACGACCAGAGCGCGCTGAACGCTCAGAACGCCCGGAACGCCCGGAACGTCAAGAGCGTGCTGAACACCAAGGTCGAGTTGAACGCCCGGAACGTGTTGAGCGCTCAGATCGTGTTGAACGCCCGGAACGCGTTGAACGCTCAGAACGTCCGGAACGTCTCGAACGCAATCGGCGCTCGGAGCGTACCGAACGTTCTGAGCAGCTTGAGCGACCTGAACCACCTCAGCTGCTCGATGACCGTGACTTGCAAGACGAAGGCTATGACCGCTCTGAAAGATACGAACGACGTGAGCGACGTGAGCGTCGAGAACGCCGCGAGCGCGAGCGCGAACGCCGAGAACGTCGTGAACTCTACGAAAAACCCCTGGAGCCCCAGACTGAGCACTTCCCAGCTACTGACGATAGCCAAGAACGACCCCCGGAGCTTGCCCCTGCATTTGTACCTGCACTTGCATCTGCACCTACAGAGCGCAAGGGTAAAGAGGTGGGATTCGACTTGCCGCCAGAAGATATAAAGCGCCATCGTAGCCGCTCATTTCGCCAGCGTGCCAATAACTCTCATTACTCTCGAGATGACTTCCTACGGCGATCGCAGTCTCCTGAGAAGGACTCTGGATTCCCCGTTCCTGAAAAGAGATTTTTCGAAATGAAGAATGCCGAGGGAGTTGTTCGCAGGTCATCGTCACCGCCACTTCCAGACAAGTCTATCTACGTACCAATACGGGAGTCTTCACTTCCAGAAGGGCCGAGGCCTAAAACACGAGACCGGGATGTTCCCCGAACTCGTGAACGTCGGTTATCCGAGGCCACCTATGACAGACCTCGCGGAAGTCGGATCGAACACCTTCCTAGGCAATCAGCGCCGCTGGACGAAGGTGATGATTCTGCTCGACGAGCTCGCAATGAACGCAGGCGCCAGAGAGAGGCCAAAGAGGCTAgggagcaagagaagaagtctGGAGGAATCAGGGGAGTGTTTAAGAGATTGTTTAATTGATGGATAGAGCAATGGGGGCATATGGCAGAAGCAACAGCGATGGATTAAAGGCGATCATTTGTTGAAACGATCTAATGAATTATGTGTGAATGGCTTGTTTAATTCTTCTTCATGATTACTACCTGGCCATTAGGCTGGTTTATGATAGCTACGTTCAATTACGGTTAAAATGAACTATATTGATTCTGGGACACTTATGAGATCTGGGtgttgtctttcttttaaatatggATGGGGCTAGAAAGCCGAAAGCCAGACTCCATTCTGCTTGCTGCTTACTACTATATCAACAGAGTACAAGTATATCCTAATCTCGTAGGACGATAAGAAACACTGGTTCCAGATGCTGTGTGTAAGTCGTTTAAGGAGGCTACCAACCTATCTGCTGTAAGCTGTGATATCACGTGACACATCCTCTTGGTTCATTCGGAGCCTCGGCGCTACTTGATCCGCTCCAGCCCTAGTTTGGCAGCGTGGCCCCATTTCGAGCAGCCCACCAAAAATTCGGCTAAAAATTTCGCGAGGAGCTGAGCACTTTCGCATCAACTCCagcaaaaaaataatttcATACCAAAAAGGCGCAGGATTCGATCTCTTTGCGTTCTTCACGTCCACTCACCAAAAACCCCACCAATATCAACAATGGCTCCCATCACTGTATGTATTGCTTGGAATGACATTTGAGAAGTCGCTTTGCTGTAGGCGGACGTCGATTCCCTTGCTCTCCTCGATCATCTTTCCGTTtggagagatgagagagtGTTGAGGAAGGGAAttggcgccgccgccggagagaaaaaaaaaaaaacacccaAAAATGCAGTAGGCTGATTGAGAATGTCATGATATAGAAGAAGTCGGGCAAGGCCCAGAAGCAGACCAAGAAGGTGAGTTGCCATTCCAAACAGACGTGCCTCAATCCTCGTTGCTGCCCCTGACTGAGGATGCTAATATGTACCCTCCTATTATAGTTCATCATCAACGCTTCTCAGCCTGCCAGCGACAAGATCTTCGATGTCTCCGCCTTCGAGAAGTTCCTCCAGGACCACATCAAGGTTGACGGCCGCACCAACAACCTGGGCGACAACATCgtcatctcttcctctgccgaCGGCAAGATCGAGGTCGTTGCCCACAACGAGCTCTCTGGCCGCTACCTCAAGTACCTGTACGACTTTTACCACATATGACAAGTCTCTCTTTACCATGTTTCGCTAACGTATTTGGAAACAACAGGACCAAGAAGTTcctcaagaagcagcagctccgtGACTGGCTCCGTGTCGTCTCCACCTCCCGCGGTGTTTACGAGCTCAAGTTCTTCAACGTCGTCAACGACGAggctgatgaggatgacgagtaAATTCGCTTCTTTCCGGTACTAGGATgacgaacaaaaaaagaaaaagccattTTTGGGAAAATGATGAAATGGGCTATGGGAAACTAATTgaaaaaatattacagcaATCTGGGATATATCTTTTTTCATGATGGAAGATATGTATACTCACGTGCGGACTTGTGAAAGAGTCTGTCGCCAGCGTGTGGATGCtgtttagatttttttttagtcaAGGGAATAAACTGACCGGCCATTTCGAGTGGACCTACATCAAACACTTCTATCTTGTGCTCCTATAATATTTCTCTGTGATTTTTCAAAGCGTAGTTCTTCGAACCACTGATATCAACTTAAATTTCGATATACTACCAAATGATCTATCTGTGTATTCATATGCAATCATTCATAAATTACAAGACATAAACGAGGTATCTTCAGTgtcaagtaaaaaaaaaaggggggagggggtcAAGTATATACGAAAGCATCACCCTTTTCAAGGCAAAGTCCTCATCACACCCTCAAAAGCCACCAACGCCATCGCATTCGCCGGGAAAGCCCTCAAAAAGCACGGCAAGAATCCTCTCCAGTATCCCCTCCATCCAGACTCGCGATACACCGTCACAGCCGCATCCCGCCACTTCGGGAAccgtctctctccatctcccagcCCTCCGCCAAGCGGGTCCGTCATGATGCGCTGCTTGACAAGATCGCTCGGGTAGCTCGTCAGCCAAAACACCTGCGCGCTCAGCCCACCAGCCCAGAAGTTGATGGCCGGATTGCTCAGGTTGGTGTTCTTGCGAAGAGTCCGTGAAAGGACGTCGTAGCTGCCccaccagaagaagaagaagctccgGAAGAGCAGCGTGGCAGAGAGGCCGTGGTAGACGCCTCGCACGCCGTGGTGGGTGTAGATCTTGCGGATGCAGTCGAGCGGTCCAGAGTACAGGCGCTCGGCCTTGCGCGCGGCGTACTGGATCTGCAGACGGGCCTTGATGTGCTCTACGGGCGCGGCGATGAAGCTGACGGTAGAGCCGGCCATGATGCCCGCGATGCCGTGGCCCACTGGCGGCAGATACGACGGctctgatgacgacgacgcagaTCTAGATGTCTGCCCTGCCCCCAACGACTTCAGCGACGAAGACAGATTTCCAAGCCCGAATCCTGATCCAGATCCAGCCCCTGGCGTCCAGGAATCCACGTGAAAGACATGCTGTGCCATGAGTCGTCTATAGACGTTCAACGACCCCAGCATCACCGAGTCCATAAACATCCACCCGACCAAAGGCGGCGTGGCGCCTTTATACAGGCCCGTCACGCCCTCATTGCGGATCGTCTGCAGGACGCATTGCAGAGGGCCACTGAAGCGCGAGGACTGGGTTGTTTGAAGCCGGACCTTGACGGTGTCGAAAGGATGGCCGACTGCAAAGATTCAAGGATGTGAGGTTAGTCAGGATTGTTCAGTGCAAGAAAGCTCGAGTCCAACCACCAAACGCAGGTTATCTCATCCGCATAGGCTAACAACTCTCCAACATAGAAAGCCtccagaaagaaaagaaaggggtgTTTTTGTAGTAAATTGATATACAttggggggaaaaaaaaaacacaaacaACATACCCGTGAGCTTTGCAATTCCGCTAAACACGCCCGCCACAAATCCCTTGTAATCGCGCCTGGC comes from Trichoderma asperellum chromosome 3, complete sequence and encodes:
- a CDS encoding uncharacterized protein (EggNog:ENOG41), with the translated sequence MEVDNQAVPQLAQPGEFAVSEVERAQEHFEKNDSELGSKLSLDNKESEISQDAGAEDHPEEAEVEGDAAAEPTSSKSKKKKKKKKNKSESQITSPIESADSIPAVDIKAEGGETVEAAEQDRTVTPPPEESNLVVEDEAKKDKKKKKKKKKNGPKNSETDVTSDGALDPAQPPSPPDTDEGRGEDEATPVAQEEAVTAAPEPEAALETVKEESSADVEQSNDAVPVPEESKAVEEEAKPADDVAVASEEPEHVEPESEAPKEHQHEHEHEHEHKHEQTHQEEPNHAPQEEVEPVKEPESVPAEHENAPAEESHEAAETHDEKPVEEAAHTEDTQAPATVEEPAEHQEEHKDVPEPVEADNKEVEHHSEEEKHVEKANISDDKPAEEENHTEEKHSDEVISEEAKPIEEEKTVEEEKLDTEKDTAESQTKEEPAAEPAIEAEETPEVAEEHVAETATEEPTKEVEEHVTEEAPVTEHVEEAAKNSVVEEAAPQEEKAPETTESEAKHDDSEKHEEPVAEHAPVAVEAETKAEEVHEEAPKEEIIEETPRDTVTESHVSAEEANNEEAKKTPEVEDAEPVAEPVAEPVAEPETSSEVKAADEHDAEVAKEETHEEHVEAQESEPVVDTHEEKKDEVVAEAETTHEPEVAHSEVEHVSHEETPAAEESVVSSVPAEEVTESEISKDEPEVVHTTHSEVETPAEDATETTEAKPQVAEAKSEVSEVKPETTESESTHDEHITATETESDIQKDVAEPETIVESEVAADSEAATESEPVAQHEAAVESEVAVEPEAAVESEVAAKSEVATDSEPVAQHETAVDSEVATESEVAAEPEVAAIVTKSEVAPESEVAADVTESEVATESEVAAEPEVAANVTESEVATESEVAAEREVAAEQELSHHDKPAESTFEEAQHLDEVVEIIAPVEAEKAAEPEALYEDKEETSEVQATSELTEDSKTSHVEEIVAEADKEVEAKPEESHSPVPAAEETAVQDAPVVPAEEPAVVDPESTPAVVESEKAIVPEPVEEVEQPVAVEVEAPKTREEEVKDTVVERVRKDEESDKIALIAGTAAVATAATAAVATAAVIHQEPVVPEAPKSERKAPEPEETHREIVPEVTKPTEEPVAAREAEPAAVAETAAPSTSKVPVAAKTTPEASSRQPSNEVDTTKAVIVMDPEQASKEINKRAEPIQENTNLQDVAQVEYSGGAYDLAIGAVRVAAHPDLREEDGRINAYTMPGLSHSIERDVLDGPPFATVVAQSDDGHRAEVMMKREIIPSHELDRTMIPLEIAAATSHVPPLRYPARNADSHYLPKWMNMVSPVEYDGMVQDTPPPLSLSVLLDDEFKVPTPAAVVPDKAMTVTDRRRARMLRHKQKIPLHEADDDAVAAAVVTNTTADALRPVAGPSIAGLRSGGDLPHLGHQMMLDSEELHSLAVPTTRRSISDVEEDLHKSIADIFTEDRSKGYISSSSDRDRDRERRHKYRHSRHSSHSSRNRGEEEGREYRESRDSKRRSHESQGSNYRRSTQDNGGSRPGSGSSKLDTPPRTPRRRHSGIVGEAPVSSSRRYKIPDEQEAQEQREQREQRRAQRRAARQPERFDMNEVQQIGREGHEGHERYERPERYNERRERGEHRDRRERSERHERAERTERVERPERVERLERTERPERAERPERAERSERPERPERQERAEHQGRVERPERVERSDRVERPERVERSERPERLERNRRSERTERSEQLERPEPPQLLDDRDLQDEGYDRSERYERRERRERRERRERERERRERRELYEKPLEPQTEHFPATDDSQERPPELAPAFVPALASAPTERKGKEVGFDLPPEDIKRHRSRSFRQRANNSHYSRDDFLRRSQSPEKDSGFPVPEKRFFEMKNAEGVVRRSSSPPLPDKSIYVPIRESSLPEGPRPKTRDRDVPRTRERRLSEATYDRPRGSRIEHLPRQSAPLDEGDDSARRARNERRRQREAKEAREQEKKSGGIRGVFKRLFN
- the RPL22 gene encoding 60S ribosomal protein eL22, translated to MAPITKKSGKAQKQTKKFIINASQPASDKIFDVSAFEKFLQDHIKVDGRTNNLGDNIVISSSADGKIEVVAHNELSGRYLKYLTKKFLKKQQLRDWLRVVSTSRGVYELKFFNVVNDEADEDDE
- a CDS encoding uncharacterized protein (TransMembrane:3 (n4-15c20/21o95-112i227-247o267-284i)) — translated: MAEATASGTSTGLTSSSVVAQETKPATSARRDYKGFVAGVFSGIAKLTVGHPFDTVKVRLQTTQSSRFSGPLQCVLQTIRNEGVTGLYKGATPPLVGWMFMDSVMLGSLNVYRRLMAQHVFHVDSWTPGAGSGSGFGLGNLSSSLKSLGAGQTSRSASSSSEPSYLPPVGHGIAGIMAGSTVSFIAAPVEHIKARLQIQYAARKAERLYSGPLDCIRKIYTHHGVRGVYHGLSATLLFRSFFFFWWGSYDVLSRTLRKNTNLSNPAINFWAGGLSAQVFWLTSYPSDLVKQRIMTDPLGGGLGDGERRFPKWRDAAVTVYRESGWRGYWRGFLPCFLRAFPANAMALVAFEGVMRTLP